Genomic segment of Coffea arabica cultivar ET-39 chromosome 1e, Coffea Arabica ET-39 HiFi, whole genome shotgun sequence:
CATTAGGTTTAACCCACCAACTCATCACCTTATGTCTAATCATGAGAGCCACACTAAATCCGCCGATGATACCCTCAAAGCAACTCCAAACCTGCCTAGCCACCTCCCCCGTACAAAAAATGTGACTAATAGTTTCTGGGGATGGGCTCAGAGAGCAACAAAAGCACTTAGAAGGGCCCAAGAACCCAAACTTATGTAACACATCCATCAGCGGCAACCTACCATACATCAAGCGCAACATGAAGAAAGAAATCTTGGATGGCAAGGCCTGATGCCACAGAGAACCAAATAGTCTGGAAACATTGCCTCCTTGACGCACTATCTCATATGCTGATGTAATAGTAAACGCACCTGAATTAGTGGGGGCCCAGACCATTTCATCCTTCTCCGCCGCTGTAGGGGGAGCCTCCCTCAACACCCGTGAAACCCATTCCGACGGTAACACCCTACTCAGGCCCTGCAAATCCCACCTGTCTTCCACAACAAAGTCTGCAACCGAGTGCTCCTGAAACGAGTCCACCTGCCTACATAGCGGCTCCGCTCCCAACCAATTGTCATGCCAAAAGCTTGAAGACCCACTGCCCAGTGACCATCGAATATTCTCCTCCGCTACCCCTTGAGCGTGCACCATCCTCTTCCAAGTGTGCGACTGCCCTGGAGAGAGATCCGAGCAGCAAGGATGCATCCCCTGGCAATACTTCCGGTGCATGAACTCAGCCCATAAAGACCGGCGCAGCCTAAAATTCCACCATAACTTCAAAGAGAAGGCATCAAACACATGCTGCAAGGACCTAACTCCTACACCGCCCTCCGGGTAAGGCTTGCATAGCTGACTCCATTTAATCCAATGAAATCTCGGACCAACCTCAGAGGAACCCCATAGGAAATCAGCAAAAATTTGCTCCAACATGACAAACGTCCCTCGAGGGGGGTTGGTGGCTACAAAAAAGTGAATCGGCATGGACGCCAAAACACTCCGTATCAGCACCAACTTCCCACCTGACGATAAGAGTCTCTCCTTCCACGATAAAACCCTACTTGCAATCGAGGTACAAATCGCAGAGAAATAACTCTTCCTCCGCCTTCCCGAGTAAAGTGGGCACCCTAAATACGTCACCGGAAATGATTGGGAGCGAAATCCCGTGACATGTGCTATAACTCGTCTCCGCACCTCCGACAAGCTAGAATGGAATAGAAAACCACTTTTCTGATGGTTTACCTTTTGCCCTGAAATCGACGTATAGTCCTCTAACACTTGAATCACCAACTGAAGTGATCTTTTCATGCCGCTCGAGAAAATAATGATATCATCTGCATAAACTAGGTGTGTCACCACCGGGCATCCCTTCGGAACCCTGAAAGGGACGAAACCCTGACGCCTACTCAAGGAGTTAAGATGAAGAGAGAGAACCTCAGCGCACAAAACAAACAAACCTGGTGAGATCGGATCCCCCTGACGAATCCCACGGCTAGATTTAAAGAAACCTTGGGGTGCCCCGTTGACAATAACTGAGAACCACACATTCGAGATCAGCCTCCATATCATATCAATCCACACTTCACAAAAATCGAAATGCCTCAACACCTGAATCAAAAATGGCCAAGAAACCCTGTCGTAGGCTTTGGCCATGTCGATCTTCAAAACAACATTACCCCCTCTACTAGCTTTGCCAATATCTGTAATAAGCTCCTGAGCTAATAAAACATTATCAAAAATTTGTCTACCCTGTACAAATCCACTTTGCTGAGGCGATATGATGCTGGGTAACACCGTGGCCAATCGAATCGCTAAGATCTTGGAGAGCACTTTATTAAGAAAATTGCACAGGCTAATTGGTCGGAATTGACTAAAGTCTTGGGGAGAGCCAATCTTGGGGATAAGCACCACCCATGTCGCCGTGAGACCCCTGGGCAGTTCCTGTCCACAAAAAAAACTAACCACCGCCTCACATACATCCTTCGCCACCACCTCCCATGCAAAGGTAAAGAACCTCCCTGTGAAACCATCCGGTCTCGCTGCACTCTTCCCATCCATCCCAAACACCACCTCCCTTATCTCCTCCACCTCCGGAATCCGCACTAACTCCTCATTCTGGGCATGAGAAATCATGTGGGAACCACGTCCAGTGTATCCCAAGACCCTGAGAATGGCTCAGCCGAGAATAAAGTTTTAAAATACTCAATTGCCTCCACTGCAATCCGATCCTCCTCTGTTAACCAAACCCCATTCGCACCTTTGATTCGAGGAATTACCGCTTTCGTCCTATGCTCCGTAACTATAGAGTGGAAATATTTAGAATTTTTATCCCCCTCCCTAATCCATTTCACCCTCGCCTTTTGTCTCCAGTAACCTTCCTCTATCATTAGCGAGTTCCTCAACCCCGCCCGGGCCTCCTGAAGAGCAAGGAGATTTGATTCCGAAGGATCACTATCAAAAAGACCCTCCAACCTCAGTACCTCCCCCCCAGCCTTCCTTACCCCCTCAAAAATATCCCCAAACGAATCCCTAGACCACAATTGCACCTGCCGTTTGACCTCCCGCAACTTGGCAGCTAATCTCTGCAGGGGCAGGCCCAAAAAAGTTCCCTCCCAAGCTTGTCGAATAACTCCCAAAACCTCCGGCTTAGTCGTCCATATATTCAGGAATCGAAAGGACTTTGGTTTATTATCCAATCTAGACAGTGCTGTCAAGAGTAAGggagcatgatccgaggggtctcGCCCCAAATGTTGCACCGTAAAATTATAATCTAAGGAAGATGCATGCTGATTATATAACAATCTGTCTAGCCTCTTCCAAATATGCGCACTCCCCCCTCTATTATTACACCATGTGAACTTCAAACCCGAAAACCCAGCATCTCTTACCCTAGCAGAAGCCATGAAACAGATAAAATCCAACCCCTCCCCCAATCGAAAAGGTAAGCCACCCCGCTTCTCCTCCTCACTAACTATGACATTAAAATCCCCAACTAGGAACCATGGAGCATCGATCGGGTTATCTAGTAGTAACATAGACCAAAGCGACCTTCTATCCTGTTTATTACACTTTGCATGCACAAACGAAAAAACCATAGGACCATCTACCATAGGCGATTGTATATTAAGCGAAAAATGCTGACTCGACTCACCCAAGTGATcacaaacaagtgaattttgatAGAACACCCAGATAGAACCTTCACTATTAGTAATGCACCTATCCATCCTCAATTTTAACCGTATCCATTGAATGTCCCCCACACACACCTTAGGTTCACAGATAGCAACTAACTGAAGTGAAGACTCAGCAATTAAACTTTTTAACCGACGAAGGTTTGGGGCACGCGAGATACCCCGAATATTCCAAAAAAGGAACTTAATCATCAGACAAAGCAGCAAAAGAGTTATTGGATAGCTTTGCCTTAGAGCGTAAAGAGCGATCAGTAGGGAATGTTACACGCGTACctctacgtttggattgcgccATTTGCTTCCCTCCCTCCTCTCCTTACACCTTTTCTAGAACCTGCTGTATAATAGGGTCTAGATTGAAAATATCCACCACCAAGGAACCAAAATCCCTCTCTACCGCCCCAACCTCACCTCTTGGAGATAGATTTCCAGCACTTCGTTCCGCCGTAGCCATCTCTTCCTCCCCCACCGTTGCATCCTCCTCCACCGTGAGGTCACCTGCCTCTCCAACCGCCTCCTGATCAGCAGCTATGTCCTTCAAGGGAGATGACAGCAACCTGCCCCCCAAATCTGGTGCAAGGACAGCGCCACACCCATGCTGCATCTCTCCATGCAAAAGCGCAACTGTCCCTGCAGCAGATCTTGGCAATTCCAAACGCTGACCTGCATGTCCGGCCGCCTCCTCACTTGCCCCCTTCACCAATGAACCCAGTACCATCCCTTCACCCACGGTTGCAGACTGATCCGTCCCACCCACAGGCGCCGCCGACCCTGGTCCAGTAATAGGCTCCATACTAGGAGCCTGTCTCTCCACTTCAGGAGGCGCTGCCATCACCCCAGGCTGCGCTTTGTCCGTCGGCTGCGTCGGCTGCACCTCTGCTGTCCGTGGCGCTGGATGGAACAGTCAACAATCTTCATGACCATGGCCTTGGCGAAAGCAATGAGAGCAATACCTGGGAACATATTCTGGAACCAGCTGCAGCCAAAAACCCCCATAATCCCCATTGCCAATCCATATTCTACCCGGAAAAGCCTTAAGCAAATCAACCTCCACACAAACTCGCGCTACGCAAGGACGCGAGCCAGAAGCCGTGGCTGCATCAACGAATAGGGGCTTACCCACACAGCAAACGATCTGAAACAAACACTCCTTGTTGAAGTAATGTATCGGCAACTTGGGCAATTGAAACCACACCGGAACCACTGCAGGCTCACGGTCTACATGGAACTCTGGCGACCAACGAAAAACTGTCATTGGCTTCCCAAAGACATACCAGATACCCCTTGCCCAAAGCCTATGAAAGTCAGCCTCCGTACCCAGCTTAACTAGAATATGCGTAGCATCCATCAACCCAACCGACGCTTCCTCTTTCAGGTCCAGCGAATGGAAAAATTTTCTCAAGTCCTCCATCTTAGGCCTTCCCTTTGAGAAGTTTCCCACCAGAGCAAATTGATATGGTGTAGCTAACATTTCCAGGTCTGCTTGGGCAAACAAAACTGCTAGGTCACCTCGATGGGAGGATACCTTGGCAGTGACCTTGAACGCAGGCTTCGACGTTGCCGCGTTAGTAAATAATTCCGAGAAAGATTTTTTGCTAAAGGTAGGAGAGGCTACCTCAGTGTGCCCTCCCGACGGTTGCCGGAGGGCAGCCATGGTAGCCATGCTCGAAACTAGCAGCGGCGGTCCTCTCCTGTTTTTTCGGACCTCAGCAGCGGCGTAAGAAATATATGCCCTTTCTGTCAACTaaatatcaaattggtaaaaattaactatgtataaaagtgtttcttttttcagcctttcattctcatttggtgaatccaccaaatccccaaaagaccatttcatcactctatgatttttcccttatctcctttctatgccaagtttacaaaaataaatgacaggaaaaacataactatacatattctaccaattgtttatatgatcatatttccaaatggaagctaagaaaagctcaattctgttttcctgaatacaaacaaaaaactgcaaagccaaggcttttttcccctttcccttctctcttccgctaccaccagcaactctatccctgtgccctttctttttttggggtggggatatGTGACTTTTAGTCTTCACTGAACTTTTTGCCATCTCTATGTAATATCAGCTCAGCGAAATTTGAACTCATCTTTAATCCTGTCTTGAAACGAGTTCGGATACCTGTCTAGACTAGAGCCAGCCAGAGAGGAGAAGTTGTCAGTCATGTAACGTTATGACAGTGATGTTTGTGGCTTACACTATTCTCGTTTTGTCGTTTATCTTGTAAATTTCTACCTTTGTTTAAGCCGTTCGATTTCTTGCCCCCCGAGTAGGTATAGTTGCCCAGCAATGCCCTCCAACCAGGCAAGCAACTCCAATGCCCTTAAAACTATTTATTCTATgacattaaaagttattttggggtgaaataaaactcttacttggtgttttaatttttcttcatttttctttttgtacatgcgaagatttttaattcgggatgaatctaaaaaaaaaaaacaaaagttctttcccaaattaaaattttttgtcaGCAACTGTATTTATCTAACAAAAATTATATCTTATTGGAAATACTAAACAACATATATTAGAGCAACGTGGACATCATTTTGCCAGagagattgtgtgtgtgtgtgtttgtgttcaattttgcttttgtttttcttttctgtatgagaaactaataaagaagagaaggcgaagtgatcttcagttctgtacgggtttttttcgctttctgttacatttctttttccatgtcctctaagaaaaagctgcttcttcttcttcaatataaTTAACGTCTTTTTGGGTCCAAGCAGTGGCAGTAAACTAGTAAAGTTTTCCAAGCCAataaatttttgtctcctttggtcacaaggagtggtccaataccgacctcatgaacaaataaaaaggccaatttgggacttgtaaggcaagattagctgctgtcatgacaatgatcttcaacaatgaaagctttaagacccctttttatatttttattaataatctgtgcgaattattatttctcatgaatCCAAATTTGCgatcttcttcatttattcatttatttattttgcattttttaagAATACTACATAACTCCAAACTCTGTAAACAGCTATATATAGAGCctaatatataaaccaaaagacaaaatcacctgacaattgcaaaattttcctggcaggtatatgaggtatgccacttttaaaattgttatatttttttcattatttgtcgtttaatttctgtcattaatcacattatcttgttgatcacataattaatacgttaatctactctatcaatgtggtaaaaattaactatgtataaaagtgtttcttttttcagccttACTGTGAGGATCCGAAACTTTTCTTATTTTAGTCATATATttctggtttatttaaatagttattcactcattttcttcgaattattTTATTCGACTActgaaaatccatttatatggaaaaacgcctctcttatgtttttaaagcgttttgttagaaaaattatttttcgaaaactcgtttagttcggaacacgAATATACATTTTTCGAGGCTACATTTGAATTGAGAGTGTagtaattttggagaagtaagaatgattagtagtagattaagaaaagttaatttgagaattgaggaattaacactcgactcatgtgaggactcgcaaaatttacttatttaaattttctatttctagtttatttaattatttacttggccatttactccgaatattattttctaagctctttagacctaattacatgggtctataactcaattacatttttaaagtgactcgtttcaaaatttaatttttggaagcttgtttagtgaaaatagtgaaaaaagtgtttgaaaattttaaccgattgggagtacaataagtttgaaaaattagagacttacacaatggttctaaaataggtaattttatgtttaagtgctcaagtgatagttattagtattatcattataagaaattcttgaaaatttcactttatcgcgcacaaatcggaagttcgcgttttacgcgcgcgattaattgagggacttaaaaccattatttttagaccattaagagtgaataataatagtatgaatataagtgcattagaggtttaatacactagtgaaataaactcgagaggaatcgagcacaaaacgcgcgcgtacgcgcactatttacggttgacttttgtgcacctaAACTCTTAGTCTTTAAGCTTCCTTAGCAAGCGAAAAATCAGACCAAACACTCCTCTCTTTCTCACAAAGGCAGCCGGCTACAAGGAGGAACAAAAACCATCCAAAGTTGTTCAACATTCTACTCCAAATTCTTGCACCAAATCATTACCAAATCCTCTCAAATTTTAACTCTACTTAGCTTAACATTTGGAGAGTCCATTTAGCTACAAAAAAGAGGAGCTTTCCACGGTTTTTCGGAGCTGAGAAAAGGGCCAAAATTCTGCTAGGTTCATCAaccaaagtaggtaatgatccacTCTCAAATTTTTGTCCTATGGAAGTTaatttacacttatgagcttgaatattcatgtgggtggcttgatattgttggaaaaattggaaagtgggctctatgaactcccactcttgggttgttgctgattttgtgGTTGATGATATttataatgttggtttagtgtttgaaatggtggattaatggtgtataattagtagaaacttcaaggaACTCATGGGATAgaaatttccgattttgcccctgccttgttcggttattttaaggccaattttttatgatctaatggcttgaatatgatgtttatatgttgtattagttgtgtaaaaattttcattggaaaatattgaggtttggttgggcaaatgaatttctttGTGAAACTAGTCAAGCTGGAAAACTGTTTCCGTGTAGCTCTGTCCAGCGATAGTGTTTTGGCCGTAACTCTGtcctccgacgtcgaaatcgagtgccgtcggtggtatttgaaactagacatccacacctttccaatggtataaaatggaTGTTTTGGTTCCAAGCGTGTGAGTCAAACCAATCGTTTTAAGAAggctgccctgtttctctgttctgctggaacgatttgatgatgctgcaactttaggcttaatttcgagccagttgcatgctgaatcttaaaacgatttcttctatgaaattatagccctatgaatttattttccaacactatcaaccatgctcaattccgagttaaattgagtgagtcatgatcaaaatacggtgaccgccttgttcttgaaaacccttggatttggacagatttgatgtgagacttgttgtggtcttactaaataaatttcttggtgctaaacacctaccaaatgtaccatgtatgttccttagacttttcttgcacaaatgaaccatgtttggaggttttccttagccgaatgtttggaaacggagagatttggagctaaaggcagttttgccttagtaatttcaaaactttggttgattggttaaccaccttcccgaaggtatttttccatgaaatttgatagaaagatacccttcatataggagtactatACTAAAAAATTTGGCAccaatccaagtccatttcgacacttaactaaaggtccaaagtcggaaacccaaatctggaaattgttcaacagtcttgaattttccccaactttgacctaccatatcttggttctcgaaactccgattcttgatccgcttgttctgtcctaaaccttacttgcacctctatttgagttataaatttcaagggctggtttacaacgagtgaattctgccaaatttccaaagttagtgaaaaaccaaccccagctcaatcctgaacattctggaacagtggtttcaagctcatttttgacacTTAGATTTGTGGAAAATTgtcttctaaaaacttttagtactttccaaGAGGTTtttaacggtataaagttttccaattttagacttgtatcgagtgagatacgatttttcaaagatccatatcaaaattgaaattttccaactttcaaggaaatagagttttccaagaactctttattctttcgacATTATGCAAACGTTTTAACCTCaatttccaaaataaaaaaaacccaAATGCTCCTGTACTTTATGAAACGCCactcgaacctcgatttacaaGTAATTAAGGTTCCTTTTCACGAAATTCCCTAGATTATAATAGTGCATGAATTATTTATCGATAATTGGGTTGTGTGAataataattcactattatttgctcaggcgcacacgaggaccttcaagaggatcccacggtggacgcttgaactttccTTGACCCTACTTGCACTtaatatttggtgagtgtcaagtgcatgtgtTTGTTGCTAAATGGTTAATTGgttcttatccgttatgtgaatttgaaaatttgagacgagtgtgtactttatcgcactcgctctcttTCGAATGAAAGTATATTTGAATTTtactatgtgaattcatattcgacttgtacatagtaatgtggatgtcatctgtatttgtgattcctatttggaatcgtcgatttgagcgttgctcatcAACTTATATCCGTATTCATATTTGCATttgtattcgtattcgtattcgtattcgggggacgcccaaactcattggctaactttgcgaatcgagccagcttGGGCTTGGTCGAcaagcttagcaaaccatgagatattcgtagagtatgatctattggagagatcttgctcggcattactcaTGCAAtgttgccatgatatactcgagtattatcaaaaaaaaattttgatgagcgggcccggtaagggggtgtaacggtgacgggattcgaaaaaatgtggtgtatctacggattcgatacttatgtggttgacggagtgtcaacgtgagatgtgatcaagactttgactcgactacgtggaatttagctcctgagagttacagtatccttgaattgtttcagtttatttttcctattcgaaatgtgaattattcgaactttatagctttacttactatgtaatttgccgctacttggattatgtgtttgcatgtgtgttttttgGTCTCACTGactattggctcatcccattagtttgttttccttaacaggaatggcgAAAGTGAACTTCGGAGGAATcccttttgatgtattttggtattagggtttcaaatgttTTGGCTggacttgtgattgttgtatagtttggggaactgatgtatcttttgggaaCTTGATATAAGGACTGGCTaactgatgtattttgaactcgtGGTGTGAGCCTTGGATGGTTGATTATGGAAGcgaattttctttatttggctCTTATTAATTGTTATGTATCGATAAGCTTGAAACgatttgtcttgagtcctggcgagagttggacaggcgtcccgtggatacccttgggttcgcccttggaagagttgtgggggcgtcacactttcattctcatttggtgaatccaccaaatccccaaaagaccatttcatcactctatgatttttcccttatcttctttctatgccaagtttacaaaaataaatgacagaaaaacataactatacatattctaccaattgtttatatgatcatatttccaaatggaagctaggaaaagctcaattctgttttcctgaatacaaacaaaaaactgcacagccaaaaaactgcaaagccaaggcttttttcccctttcccttctctcttccgCTACCACCAGCAACCCTATCCctgtgccctttctttttttaggGTGGGGATATGTGACTTTTAGTCTTCACTAAACTTTTTGCCATCTCTATGTAATATCAGCTCAGCGAAATCTGAACTCATTTTTAATCCTGTATTGAAACGAGTTCGGACACCTGTCTAGACTAGAGCCAGCCAGAGAGGAGAAGTTGTCAGTCATGTAACGTTATGACAGTGATGTTTATGGCTTACACTATTCtcgttttgtcttttatcttgCAAA
This window contains:
- the LOC140016777 gene encoding uncharacterized protein; this encodes MVDGPMVFSFVHAKCNKQDRRSLWSMLLLDNPIDAPWFLVGDFNVIVSEEEKRGGLPFRLGEGLDFICFMASARVRDAGFSGLKFTWCNNRGGSAHIWKRLDRLLYNQHASSLDYNFTVQHLGRDPSDHAPLLLTALSRLDNKPKSFRFLNIWTTKPEVLGVIRQAWEGTFLGLPLQRLAAKLREVKRQVQLWSRDSFGDIFEGVRKAGGEVLRLEGLFDSDPSESNLLALQEARAGLRNSLMIEEGYWRQKARVKWIREGDKNSKYFHSIVTEHRTKAVIPRIKGANGVWLTEEDRIAVEAIEYFKTLFSAEPFSGSWDTLDVVPT